From one Triticum aestivum cultivar Chinese Spring chromosome 4B, IWGSC CS RefSeq v2.1, whole genome shotgun sequence genomic stretch:
- the LOC123089942 gene encoding uncharacterized protein → MESLALACVNGPPVTGPRACYLAAPRDPPTAAPCPVLTPRARAAQPAGKAGFPPAARTGALSVSPSRPRRECLPHLLVDTQRVLLLAKGTGIHKSFIVPLFVLQAPSTVISWIKSEYGMWTAFLALAVRLFLPFPGDLELPQSTMLAVSVAPYQVMNVRYVTCSPFRKTLAILLHMSLIIHPLGQLSTKCEVAKKKGN, encoded by the exons ATGGAATCCCTTGCCCTCGCCTGCGTCAATGGCCCGCCCGTGACCGGACCGAGAGCATGTTATCTCGCTGCGCCTCGCGATCCCCCCACTGCGGCGCCCTGCCCCGTGCTGACGCCGCGGGCGCGGGCGGCTCAGCCCGCCGGGAAGGCGGGCTTTCCCCCCGCCGCGCGGACCGGCGCGCTCAG TGTGTCTCCATCGCGGCCGCGGCGTGAGTGCCTCCCCCATCTCCTCGTCGATACCCAAAG AGTGCTCTTGCTTGCTAAAGGCACAGGCATACACAAATCTTTCATCGTGCCATTGTTTGTTCTGCAAGCACCTAGCACTGTAATCTCATGGATCAA GAGTGAATATGGGATGTGGACTGCTTTTCTTGCGCTTGCAGTGCGTTTGTTCTTACCCTTTCCAG GTGACCTAGAGCTTCCGCAGTCAACAATGCTGGCGGTCAGCGTTGCTCCTTACCAGGTGATGAATGTGAGGTATGTAACATGCTCGCCATTTCGGAAGACATTAGCTATACTGCTGCATATGTCTTTGATAATTCATCCGCTTGGTCAATTGTCCACTAAATGTGAAGTGGCTAAAAAGAAAGGAAATTAA
- the LOC123090920 gene encoding phosphatidylinositol transfer protein PDR17, with protein sequence MFRRKHASHFNSDDAEQRQAKINELRAALGSMSARGEKYCSEACLARYLEARNWNIDKSRKMLEESLKWRAVSRPEDIRWPDVSVEAETGKMYRATFTDREGRTVVIMRPAKQNTSSHEGQLRYLIYTLENAVLSLPQGLDKMVWLIDFTGWTLANATPIKTARDSANILQNHYPERLSVAFLFNPPKVFEAFFKVVKVFLDPKSIQKVNFVYKDNEESMKTMYKHIDPEVLPVEFGGKNIVVYNHEDYSKLMTKDDIKTTSFWAADGSHAVNGGSVPQVIPQSSPIVAKAS encoded by the exons ATGTTCCGTAGGAAGCACGCTTCTCATTTCAATTCAGATGATGCTGAGCAGCGACAAGCAAAG ATCAACGAACTGAGAGCTGCACTTGGGTCTATGTCTGCCCGTGGCGAGAAGTACTGCAGTGAAGCATGCTTGGCAAGGTATCTCGAAGCACGCAACTGGAATATTGACAAGTCTAGGAAAATGTTGGAAGAAAGTCTCAAGTGGAGGGCAGTTAGCAGGCCTGAGGACATTCGCTGG CCTGATGTTTCTGTGGAAGCAGAAACAGGTAAAATGTACAGGGCAACTTTCACCGATAGAGAAGGGAGAACTGTCGTTATTATGAGACCTGCAAAGCAG AATACATCGTCTCATGAAGGGCAGTTGCGGTATCTTATATATACCCTGGAGAATGCAGTTCTCAGCCTGCCTCAGGGTCTAGACAAAATGGTGTGGTTGATAGACTTCACAGGATGGACACTGGCCAATGCAACCCCCATAAAGACGGCCAGAGACAGTGCAAATATCCTGCAAAACCATTACCCTGAGAGGCTTTCTGTTGCGTTTTTGTTCAATCCCCCCAAAGTATTCGAGGCTTTCTTTAAG GTTGTAAAAGTGTTCCTTGACCCGAAATCGATCCAGAAAGTCAACTTTGTGTACAAGGACAACGAGGAAAGCATGAAGACAATGTACAAGCACATTGACCCAGAAGTCCTTCCGGTGGAGTTTGGAGGGAAGAACATTGTGGTGTACAACCATGAGGATTACTCTAAGTTGATGACAAAGGATGACATCAAAACAACAAGCTTTTGGGCGGCAGATGGTAGCCATGCCGTAAACGGGGGCTCGGTGCCTCAGGTTATACCGCAGTCGTCGCCAATCGTTGCTAAAGCAAGTTGA
- the LOC123090921 gene encoding phosphatidylinositol transfer protein PDR17 produces the protein MFRKKQASHFDSDDAEQRQAKIKELKAALGPFSARGKKYCDEACLVRYLEARNWNVDKSRKMLEESIKWRAAKRPEDIRWPDVSVEAETGKMYRATFTDREGRTVVVMRPAKQNTSSHEGQLQYLVYTLENAVLSLPEGHDKMVWLIDFTGWTLAHATPFKTARDCMNVLQNHYPERLSIAFLFNPPKVFEASFKVLKVLVDPKSAQKLNFVYKENEESMKTMYSHIDPEVLPVEFGGKNNVVYNHEDYSKLMIKDDIKRASFWAADVSHVVNVDSVPEVKPQSSLIVAKAS, from the exons ATGTTTCGGAAAAAGCAAGCTTCTCATTTCGATTCAGATGATGCTGAGCAGAGACAAGCAAAG ATCAAGGAACTAAAAGCTGCACTTGGGCCTTTTTCTGCCCGTGGAAAGAAATATTGTGATGAAGCATGCTTGGTAAGATATCTCGAGGCCCGCAACTGGAATGTTGACAAGTCTAGAAAAATGCTGGAAGAAAGTATCAAGTGGAGGGCCGCTAAGAGACCTGAGGATATTCGCTGG CCGGATGTTTCCGTTGAAGCAGAAACGGGTAAAATGTACAGGGCCACTTTCACAGATAGAGAGGGGAGAACCGTGGTTGTAATGAGGCCTGCAAAGCAG AATACATCGTCTCACGAAGGGCAGTTGCAATATCTTGTATATACCTTGGAGAATGCAGTCCTCAGCCTGCCTGAAGGTCATGACAAAATGGTGTGGCTGATAGACTTCACAGGATGGACACTGGCCCATGCAACCCCCTTCAAGACTGCCAGAGACTGTATGAATGTCCTGCAAAACCATTACCCGGAGAGGCTTTCAATTGCGTTTCTGTTCAATCCGCCCAAAGTATTTGAGGCTTCTTTTAAG GTTCTCAAAGTACTGGTTGACCCGAAATCAGCCCAGAAGCTGAACTTCGTGTACAAGGAGAATGaagagagcatgaagacaatgtaCAGCCACATTGATCCAGAAGTCCTTCCTGTGGAGTTTGGAGGGAAGAACAATGTCGTGTACAACCATGAGGATTACTCTAAGTTGATGATAAAGGATGACATCAAAAGAGCAAGCTTTTGGGCAGCAGATGTTAGCCATGTCGTCAACGTGGACTCGGTTCCTGAGGTTAAACCGCAGTCGTCACTAATTGTTGCTAAAGCGAGTTGA